A section of the Pan paniscus chromosome 11, NHGRI_mPanPan1-v2.0_pri, whole genome shotgun sequence genome encodes:
- the DOLPP1 gene encoding dolichyldiphosphatase 1 isoform X2: MAADGQCSLPASWRPVTLTHVEYPAGDLSGHLLAYLSLSPVFVIVGFVTLIIFKRELHTISFLGGLALNEGVNWLIKNVIQEPRPCGGPHTAVGTKYGMPSSHSQFMWFFSVYSFLFLYLRMHQTNNARFLDLLWRHVLSLGLLAVAFLVSYSRPVSEFFLIRDTSLIPNVLWFEYTVTRAEARNRQRKLGTKLQ; encoded by the exons ATGGCAGCGGACGGACAGTGCTCGCTCCCCGCTTCATGGCGGCCGGTGACCCTCACCCACGTCGAATATCCTGCAG GTGATCTCTCTGGCCACCTCCTTGCCTACCTGAGCCTCAGCCCTGTATTTGTCATCGTCGGTTTCGTGACCCTCATCATATTTAAGCGGGAGCTGCACACG ATCTCCTTCCTTGGGGGCCTGGCACTGAACGAGGGGGTCAACTGGCTGATCAAAAACGTCATCCAGGAGCCACGGCCCTGTGGAG gcCCCCACACAGCAGTGGGCACCAAGTACGGGATGCCCTCCAGCCATTCCCAGTTTATGTGGTTCTTCTCCGTCtattccttccttttcctgtATTTAAG AATGCACCAAACAAACAACGCCAGGTTCCTGGACTTGCTGTGGAGGCACGTGCTCTCCCTGGGACTCCTCGCTGTGGCCTTCCTAGTCTCCTACAGCAG GCCTGTCTCCGAGTTCTTCCTAATCCGAGACACAAGCCTCATTCCCAACGTACTCTGGTTTGAGTACACGGTAACCCGGGCAGAAGCCAG
- the DOLPP1 gene encoding dolichyldiphosphatase 1 isoform X1, with translation MAADGQCSLPASWRPVTLTHVEYPAGDLSGHLLAYLSLSPVFVIVGFVTLIIFKRELHTISFLGGLALNEGVNWLIKNVIQEPRPCGGPHTAVGTKYGMPSSHSQFMWFFSVYSFLFLYLRMHQTNNARFLDLLWRHVLSLGLLAVAFLVSYSRVYLLYHTWSQVLYGGIAGGLMAIAWFIFTQEVLTPLFPRIAAWPVSEFFLIRDTSLIPNVLWFEYTVTRAEARNRQRKLGTKLQ, from the exons ATGGCAGCGGACGGACAGTGCTCGCTCCCCGCTTCATGGCGGCCGGTGACCCTCACCCACGTCGAATATCCTGCAG GTGATCTCTCTGGCCACCTCCTTGCCTACCTGAGCCTCAGCCCTGTATTTGTCATCGTCGGTTTCGTGACCCTCATCATATTTAAGCGGGAGCTGCACACG ATCTCCTTCCTTGGGGGCCTGGCACTGAACGAGGGGGTCAACTGGCTGATCAAAAACGTCATCCAGGAGCCACGGCCCTGTGGAG gcCCCCACACAGCAGTGGGCACCAAGTACGGGATGCCCTCCAGCCATTCCCAGTTTATGTGGTTCTTCTCCGTCtattccttccttttcctgtATTTAAG AATGCACCAAACAAACAACGCCAGGTTCCTGGACTTGCTGTGGAGGCACGTGCTCTCCCTGGGACTCCTCGCTGTGGCCTTCCTAGTCTCCTACAGCAG GGTCTACCTGCTGTACCACACCTGGAGCCAGGTGCTCTATGGAGGCATCGCCGGAGGCCTCATGGCCATCGCCTGGTTCATCTTCACCCAGGAGGTCCTCACCCCGCTGTTCCCCAGGATAGCAGCCTG GCCTGTCTCCGAGTTCTTCCTAATCCGAGACACAAGCCTCATTCCCAACGTACTCTGGTTTGAGTACACGGTAACCCGGGCAGAAGCCAG